The stretch of DNA AAATATCAGAATTATTATGTCGCGGTCAGATTGTTTGCCAAGATTTTGAAAAAACGATTGATTTAGCCGAGAGTGGTGATTTCATATTCATAGACCCTCCCTATACGGTAAAACACAACTTGAATGGTTTTGTGCAATATAATGAGAAGATTTTTAGTTGGGAAGACCAAATTAGATTGCGGGATGCCGCAGTTCGAGCAGTAGGTCGGGGTGCCATGATCACGATTACTAATGCAAACCACCCTTCAATACATTCGATATATCAAGAATTGCCTAATACAAAAATTAACATTGTGTCTAGGAATAGTCTGATTGCAGGGCAGTTGATTGATAGGGGCAAAACAACCGAAGTAGTTATTCGAATGGGATGGGAGGCCGCATTTAATGATTTAGGTTTGTTTGACGAAGGAAGTTTGAATGTCTTATCTTGATGGTGGGAAATTATCAGAGTTGCGCAGCAAATTAACTAGTGATGAAAAAAAACTTAAACGAATTTATAGAGCTAAGTCTGACCGATATCATAAACAATCTGTCGTCCATAGTATGGTTGATGACCTTCTAGAGGATGATTGGGAACAGGATGGTGATCCACTTAAGTACAAGACCAAACTCAAAAAGCCGAAGTCTCACAGTAGATTTTTTGAAGATCAAATTTGGTGTCAAATGTACGATCTTGGGTTTCGTACGCTTAATGTTGATGAAAACTTTCATCTGCCA from Fretibacter rubidus encodes:
- a CDS encoding DNA adenine methylase; the encoded protein is MSKPFLRWAGGKRWLVNSHFEFYPQNYERYIEPFIGGGAVFFNMKPHNFIISDINPDLIDCYDSIKTEASKFFDRLKIHHRNHSKEYYYKMRDSLPRTKHGRAAKFLYLNRACFNGLYRVNSKGQFNVPIGTSQNIILASDNFCEISELLCRGQIVCQDFEKTIDLAESGDFIFIDPPYTVKHNLNGFVQYNEKIFSWEDQIRLRDAAVRAVGRGAMITITNANHPSIHSIYQELPNTKINIVSRNSLIAGQLIDRGKTTEVVIRMGWEAAFNDLGLFDEGSLNVLS